The DNA sequence GTTTCTCCGGGTTAAGGCTGTAGTGATTGGCAATTTCCTGAAAATCATCGACGTAGTCCGCATAGTGAGGTACCTGAAATTCCATTTACTTCCTCCTCCAAAAGGTGGCCAGCTGTGGTGAGTTTGGGATACGTTTCTAAGTTACATCAAAAGGTTCGTTTTGCGTAAAACCTGAGAGGAAAAAAGCGAGATGAATTGCCATACATGACAACATAATACTTGGTTCGCTAAAAGTCAATACTCCTTTTTTAGATTTTTCCTAACAAACTAAAGTGAATCAAGGTAATATTCATAACTTTTTAAGGTTGCCGAAATATTCTGTGTACTCATCACCGACGAAATAACTGCAACTCCAAACGCACCGCTCTCGCCACATTCCTTCGCCTTTCCCGGGGTCATTCCACCAACTGCAAAGACCGGTATTGAAACTGACTTTGTTATTTCCTGCAATTTGGTTAGACCCTGTGGATCTCCATAAGTAGCTTTTGAAGGAGTGTGGTAAACGGGCCCAAATAAAACGAAATCGGCGCCTGAATCCTCCGCTTGCTTTGCTTCATCAAGCGAGTGAGTGGAGACGCCTACGAGTTGACTTGCACTAAGATGTTTACGAACAATTTTAACAGGAAGACTTTTAGACGTCAACTGAACGCCGTCAGCGCTGATCGCCCGGGCGATGTCAAATCGATCATTTATCAGCAATTTGACACCGGTTTTTTTGCAAATTTGTTGAATTTCCCGAGCGAGGTTAAAAATAGATTTGGCGGGTAAATCTTTTTCTCTCAATTGAATTGCTTTTACACCGCCCCGGCAGACCGCCCCGATAACTTCAGTTAAAGTTCTCTCTCCGCATAACAGGCGGTTGGTGATCACATACAGACGAAAGTCAACTTTCGGCATGCAGTTTTTCTATTCCTGGATGAATCAATTGGTCCCTTAAGATTGATATCCTTGTTTTTTGGGCAATGATATTTTAAATTCTGCTATAATCCTTTTAATTACAATATCTTGAAGCGGATAGAAAATAAGCGCTTAACTTTTCCCTGATGGGTTGTCTGCGCCGCGTTGGAAATTGAGATTTGGAATTCAGTTGTGATTTGTTTTTTGGGATTTGGGATTTCTCCGGGTTAGGTTCCAACTACTCCCTCCAGAGGACTTGAAGCGGTCGCGTAAAGTTTCTTCTCGATTCGTCCGGCTTCATAAGCTAAACGCCCGGCCTCAACTGCCTGGCGCATCGCTTCAGCCATTTTCACCGGGTCTTTGGCGCCGGCGATTCCGGTATTCATCAACACGCCGTCACAGCCGAGCTCCATCGCGATCGCCGCGTCCGAAGCCGTACCGACGCCGGCATCTACAATCACCGGAATTTTAATTTGTTCTAAAATTATTTTAATGTTGTAAGGATTGCGAATACCCAGACCGGAACCGATCGGTGCGCCTAACGGCATGACGGCTGCACAGCCGATATCTTCTAATTTTTTGCAAACTACCACGTCATCGTTGGTATAGGGAAGGACAGTGAACCCCTGTTTAACCAGCTCTTTGGCTGCCTCTAACAATTGTTCGTTGTCCGGGAACAGTGTCTTTTCGTCGCCGATGACTTCCAGTTTAACCAAAGTTGTATCCAGTGCATCCCGGGCCAATTCGCAGGTCAAAATGGCATCTTTTGCAGTGTAGCAGGCGGCCGTATTCGGCAGCAGATCGATTTTGTTTCTGTCGATGTAGTCCAGCATCGATTCTCCGGAAGTGTCGTTTAAATCGATTCTCCGGATGGCGACGGTGACTAACTGCGTCCCGCTGATTTCATGGGCCTTTTTCATACTTTGAAAGTCCGGATATTTACCGGTCCCCAAGATAAGCCGTGAGCTGTAATTTTTATCGCCTAATTTTAATACTTCAGACATATTTTCCTCATCTGTTTAATTAAAAAAAGTTATCCTCCCGCCGTTGCGCGGATAATTTCGAGTGTATCGCCATCCTTGACCTGGATGTCAGCCAATTTTGTTTTGGCAATGACTTCAGCATTTAGGGCAACTGCAAAACTATGCTCCTGATTGATATTTAGACTTTTTAAGAGCTGCTCTAAAGTCAACGATTTTTCAAGACTGGTTGGTTTGCCGTTAATGAAAACTTGCATAGCTTTTGTTCTAAAAAAAAAGACCGCTATCGGGATTGCGGTCTGCTGATTTTCATTAGACCGTTTCCCTTCGCTGGCTTTATCCAGAGCAGGTTCATAGAGTATATTCTCAGCTCCGTTCTCGATTGAACAGAACACCCCTAACGGTTTTTGTTAAAACAATTTTAAAAGAATATAAACACAATTTCATCTCGATGCAAGAGCGATTTTTAAATTTCTTGTGTGTACGGGAAAAATGTAATATATTAGATAGATTTTATTAAATATCACCGAGGTAATTTATGAAATTTAAAAAACTGGATCTTCATATTTTAATCGAAAAAGAAGACAGTATTTTTTCAGCTCTTTGTTTAGAATTGGATGTCGCAAGCCAAGGCGGTACGCTTAATAAAGCAAAAAAAAACATCCGAGAAGCAATAGAATTATATTTAGAGGATGTCTTGGAATCAGGAGATGAAAAAGAGTTTATACCACGATCTGCCCCTGTGGAAGAGTGGTTGAAATACTTTGAAGTTGCAGCCAAGAATCTGAAGAAGAAAATTTTAGACAAATCAAATACTGCGGGTTTACGCTTACACCAGGCAGTCTATGCACCATAGACTCCTTGCCTTAAAATCTACAGAGGTGCAGAGGATTCTAAAACGAAATGGTTTCAAACTCACCAGAACAAAGGGCAGTCATCAACAGTTTCAAGGAGTCATTGAAGGTCGAAAGAAACGAGTTACAGTAATTGCAAATCAGAAACGGTTCAACCCTAAAACAATTGCCTCAATGATTCGTCAATCTGGTCTTTCGGAAGATGACTGGTTAAGTTTGCTCTAAGTAATTATCCACTTATGCCGAACTCTAGCCATTACGATGTCATTATAGTCGGTGCCGGACCTGCAGGCTCCTGTACTGCGAAGTATATAAATCCGAACCGAACGGGGAAAAGAGTTCTGATTCTCGAGGGGAAAAAACGGGTCGGCGTTCCGATGCAATGCGGCGAAGCCATCCCGACTTACGATGAGCTCCTCACCATTTTCCCGGAAGCGGACTGTGCCGAGCTCTACGATCTTCCTGAAGACATTTATGCCGGCAGCATCGAAGGCCTGAAATTAAAGGCGCCTTCCGGCAGGTCCTACGTAGCTGATTTAAAAGGGCAAATGTTTGACCGCGAAAAACTCGATCAGCATCTTTTTGACCGGGCACTTGAAAATGGCGTAGAATACCGGCTCGGCGCTCGGGTGAAACACATTTCCGGAAACAGGGTTAAGACGGCTGATGAAGAATTTACCGCCAAAGTGATCATCGGCGCAGACGGTGTCTATTCGGTGGTTTCAAATTCATTTACGGCCTTTGAACCAAATAAAGATATTTGCCCCTGTTCCCTGGTACTTGCAGAAGGTGATTTTTATGAAGACATTATTGAGCTTTGGTTCGAAAGCCGGTTTCCCGGCGGGTACTTTTGGTTGTTTCCAAAGAATAAAATCGGCGAGGCCAATATCGGTTTGGGCATGCGCGGTGCCAAAAATGTGCGCGGAATGCTTGACCAGGTTTTAAAA is a window from the candidate division KSB1 bacterium genome containing:
- a CDS encoding type II toxin-antitoxin system HicA family toxin; the protein is MHHRLLALKSTEVQRILKRNGFKLTRTKGSHQQFQGVIEGRKKRVTVIANQKRFNPKTIASMIRQSGLSEDDWLSLL
- the thiE gene encoding thiamine phosphate synthase yields the protein MPKVDFRLYVITNRLLCGERTLTEVIGAVCRGGVKAIQLREKDLPAKSIFNLAREIQQICKKTGVKLLINDRFDIARAISADGVQLTSKSLPVKIVRKHLSASQLVGVSTHSLDEAKQAEDSGADFVLFGPVYHTPSKATYGDPQGLTKLQEITKSVSIPVFAVGGMTPGKAKECGESGAFGVAVISSVMSTQNISATLKSYEYYLDSL
- a CDS encoding NAD(P)-binding protein codes for the protein MPNSSHYDVIIVGAGPAGSCTAKYINPNRTGKRVLILEGKKRVGVPMQCGEAIPTYDELLTIFPEADCAELYDLPEDIYAGSIEGLKLKAPSGRSYVADLKGQMFDREKLDQHLFDRALENGVEYRLGARVKHISGNRVKTADEEFTAKVIIGADGVYSVVSNSFTAFEPNKDICPCSLVLAEGDFYEDIIELWFESRFPGGYFWLFPKNKIGEANIGLGMRGAKNVRGMLDQVLK
- the thiS gene encoding sulfur carrier protein ThiS → MQVFINGKPTSLEKSLTLEQLLKSLNINQEHSFAVALNAEVIAKTKLADIQVKDGDTLEIIRATAGG
- a CDS encoding thiazole synthase; this translates as MSEVLKLGDKNYSSRLILGTGKYPDFQSMKKAHEISGTQLVTVAIRRIDLNDTSGESMLDYIDRNKIDLLPNTAACYTAKDAILTCELARDALDTTLVKLEVIGDEKTLFPDNEQLLEAAKELVKQGFTVLPYTNDDVVVCKKLEDIGCAAVMPLGAPIGSGLGIRNPYNIKIILEQIKIPVIVDAGVGTASDAAIAMELGCDGVLMNTGIAGAKDPVKMAEAMRQAVEAGRLAYEAGRIEKKLYATASSPLEGVVGT